The following coding sequences lie in one Pseudomonas svalbardensis genomic window:
- a CDS encoding class II glutamine amidotransferase, with product MCELLGMSANVPTDIVFSFTGLMQRGGRTGPHRDGWGIAFYEGRGLRLFQDPAASCESEVANLVQRYPIKSEVVIGHIRQANVGKVCLSNTHPFVRELWGRNWCFAHNGQLAEFQPIKSFYRPVGDTDSEAAFCDLLNRVRAAFPEPVEVEELLPDLVAACAEYRSKGVFNCLLSDGDWLFCYCSTKLAQITRRAPFGPARLKDVDVIVDFQAETTPNDVVTVIATEPLTENETWTRYEPGQWSLWRRGECVSQGKTE from the coding sequence ATGTGTGAGTTATTGGGCATGAGCGCCAATGTGCCGACCGATATCGTGTTCAGCTTCACCGGGCTGATGCAGCGCGGCGGCCGCACCGGTCCGCACCGTGACGGCTGGGGCATCGCCTTTTACGAGGGCCGTGGCCTGCGCCTGTTTCAGGACCCGGCGGCGAGCTGTGAGTCCGAAGTCGCGAACCTGGTGCAGCGCTATCCGATCAAGAGCGAAGTGGTGATCGGGCACATCCGCCAGGCCAATGTCGGCAAGGTCTGCCTGTCCAATACCCATCCGTTTGTGCGTGAGCTGTGGGGGCGCAACTGGTGTTTCGCCCACAACGGCCAGCTCGCGGAGTTTCAACCGATCAAGAGTTTTTACCGCCCCGTCGGCGATACCGACAGCGAAGCGGCGTTCTGCGATTTGCTCAACCGCGTGCGCGCAGCGTTCCCGGAACCGGTAGAGGTCGAAGAGCTGCTGCCAGACCTGGTGGCCGCTTGCGCCGAATACCGCAGCAAAGGCGTATTCAACTGCCTGCTCAGCGATGGCGATTGGTTGTTCTGCTATTGCTCGACCAAACTGGCGCAAATCACTCGTCGTGCACCATTTGGCCCGGCGCGCTTGAAGGACGTCGATGTGATCGTCGATTTCCAGGCCGAAACTACGCCTAACGACGTGGTCACGGTGATCGCCACCGAACCCTTGACCGAAAACGAAACCTGGACCCGCTACGAACCGGGCCAATGGAGCCTCTGGCGACGCGGCGAATGCGTCAGCCAAGGCAAGACCGAATAA
- a CDS encoding S9 family peptidase, translating to MPLSVNVSDAPIARKAEGDDPYAWLQERDTDAVLDYLKAENRYQEAQTADQAGLRETLFEEIKARILETDLSLPSPWGPYLYYTRTTAGDEYARHYRCPRPADDSLQLDESQEQLLLDPNALAKGGFFSLGAFSISPDHQRLAYSIDATGDEIFTLFVKELSNSRVSELEFQDCDGSMTWANDSLTLFFGELDDTHRPHKLFRYRLDGTAAEEVFHEPDGRFFMHCYRSSSEQQLLLSLGSKTTSEVWVLDAFQPQQAFTCIAPRVEDHEYDVDHGALDGQWTWFIRTNRDGINFALYHAVDTGMAPTEADWQNLIPHSDTVMIEGMSLNTGAMTLSLREGGLPIIEVHPQDLPSYRVQLPDAAYSLHVQNSLEFVSDKIRLRYEALNRPAQIRQLVLGSGEQKVLKETPVLGPFDADAYVSQRLWATAPDGTKVPISLVVKREALGKPTPLYLYGYGAYGESLDPWFSHARLSLLDRGVAFAIAHVRGGGELGEAWYRAGKQEHKHNTFSDFIACAEHLIANGFTASQQLAISGGSAGGLLIGAVLNQRPELFAAAIAEVPFVDVLNTMLDPDLPLTVTEYDEWGNPEEPDVYERIKAYAPYENVTAQAYPATLVIAGYNDSRVQYWEAAKWVAKLRATKTDTNPLLLKTELGAGHGGMSGRYQGLRDVALEYAFVFKVLGIA from the coding sequence ATGCCCCTATCCGTCAACGTTTCCGACGCTCCCATTGCCCGCAAGGCCGAAGGCGACGACCCGTATGCCTGGCTGCAGGAGCGCGACACCGACGCGGTGCTCGACTACCTGAAAGCGGAAAACCGCTACCAAGAGGCGCAAACCGCCGATCAGGCCGGGTTGCGTGAAACCCTGTTCGAAGAGATCAAGGCCCGGATTCTCGAAACCGACCTGTCCTTGCCCTCCCCTTGGGGTCCGTACCTGTATTACACCCGCACCACGGCCGGTGATGAATATGCCCGTCACTACCGCTGCCCGCGCCCTGCCGATGACAGCCTGCAGCTTGACGAAAGCCAGGAACAGCTGCTGCTGGACCCGAATGCACTGGCCAAAGGCGGCTTCTTTTCCCTGGGCGCGTTCAGTATCAGCCCGGACCACCAGCGTCTGGCTTATAGCATCGACGCCACGGGCGATGAGATTTTCACGCTGTTCGTGAAGGAATTATCCAACAGCCGTGTCAGCGAACTGGAATTCCAGGATTGCGACGGCAGCATGACCTGGGCCAATGACAGCCTGACGCTGTTCTTCGGCGAGCTCGACGACACCCATCGCCCGCACAAACTGTTCCGCTATCGGCTGGACGGTACGGCGGCCGAAGAAGTGTTCCATGAGCCGGACGGTCGATTCTTCATGCATTGCTACCGCTCCAGTTCCGAGCAGCAATTGCTGCTGTCCCTCGGCAGCAAGACCACCAGCGAAGTCTGGGTGCTCGACGCGTTCCAGCCGCAGCAGGCTTTTACCTGCATCGCACCGAGGGTTGAAGACCATGAGTACGACGTCGACCACGGCGCGCTCGACGGTCAATGGACCTGGTTCATTCGCACCAACCGCGACGGCATCAACTTTGCTCTTTACCACGCCGTAGACACCGGCATGGCACCGACCGAGGCCGACTGGCAGAACCTGATCCCCCACAGCGACACGGTGATGATCGAAGGCATGAGCCTGAATACCGGGGCCATGACCCTGAGCCTGCGTGAAGGTGGCTTGCCGATCATCGAAGTTCATCCGCAAGACCTGCCGAGCTACCGCGTGCAATTACCGGATGCGGCCTACAGCCTGCACGTGCAGAACAGTCTGGAGTTCGTCAGCGACAAGATCCGTCTGCGCTACGAAGCGCTGAACCGTCCGGCGCAAATCCGCCAACTGGTATTGGGCAGCGGCGAGCAGAAAGTCCTCAAGGAAACCCCGGTGCTCGGTCCGTTCGACGCCGATGCCTATGTCAGTCAGCGCCTGTGGGCGACCGCACCGGACGGTACGAAAGTGCCGATCAGCCTCGTCGTCAAACGCGAAGCACTCGGCAAGCCGACGCCGCTTTATCTGTATGGCTATGGCGCCTACGGTGAAAGCCTCGACCCGTGGTTCTCCCACGCTCGTTTGAGTCTGCTGGATCGTGGCGTGGCGTTCGCCATCGCTCACGTGCGTGGCGGCGGTGAACTGGGCGAAGCCTGGTATCGCGCTGGCAAGCAGGAACACAAACACAACACCTTCAGCGACTTCATCGCCTGCGCCGAACACCTGATCGCCAATGGTTTCACTGCTTCACAGCAACTGGCGATCAGCGGTGGCAGCGCCGGTGGTCTGCTGATCGGCGCGGTGCTCAATCAGCGGCCGGAGTTGTTTGCTGCTGCGATTGCCGAAGTGCCGTTCGTCGACGTGCTGAACACCATGCTCGACCCGGATCTGCCCTTGACCGTCACCGAGTACGACGAGTGGGGCAACCCTGAAGAACCGGACGTCTATGAGCGGATCAAGGCCTACGCCCCGTACGAAAACGTCACCGCACAAGCTTATCCGGCGACCCTGGTGATTGCCGGCTACAACGACAGCCGCGTGCAGTACTGGGAAGCGGCCAAGTGGGTGGCGAAATTACGCGCGACCAAAACCGACACCAATCCTCTGTTACTCAAGACCGAATTGGGTGCCGGGCACGGCGGGATGAGCGGTCGTTATCAGGGATTACGTGACGTAGCACTCGAATACGCATTTGTTTTCAAGGTTTTGGGCATCGCATGA
- a CDS encoding cyclic nucleotide-binding domain-containing protein, whose amino-acid sequence MSEPTLLNNEIRDWLMDCGLFDQLLPADFATASGYFSISTIAQGEEIFHEGDVGSFMCIIHTGQVAVQKTNSDGHLVTMATLRSGRAFGEMAVLDGERRSASCVAASNCQLLNLGKDSLEKMLNDAPKIAAKIIRALAVSLSKRLRMADGQLLSQQV is encoded by the coding sequence ATGTCAGAACCGACCTTACTCAACAACGAAATTCGCGACTGGCTGATGGACTGTGGCCTGTTCGATCAACTGCTGCCGGCGGACTTCGCCACGGCCTCGGGCTACTTCAGCATCAGCACCATTGCTCAGGGCGAAGAGATTTTCCATGAGGGTGATGTCGGCAGCTTCATGTGCATCATCCACACCGGCCAGGTGGCGGTGCAGAAAACCAACAGCGACGGGCACCTGGTGACCATGGCAACATTACGCAGCGGTCGGGCGTTCGGTGAAATGGCCGTACTCGACGGCGAACGCCGCTCGGCCAGTTGCGTGGCCGCGAGCAATTGTCAGTTGCTCAATCTGGGCAAGGACTCGTTGGAAAAGATGCTCAACGATGCGCCGAAAATCGCCGCCAAAATCATCCGCGCCCTCGCCGTCTCCCTCTCCAAACGCTTGCGCATGGCCGATGGGCAACTGCTCTCGCAGCAGGTTTAA
- a CDS encoding MFS transporter → MDTMTENDYLIAWGLYAFAALGCLLVWMRITRWMWRWLREPLRLLVAVLLFSPTIIDPVKEKVAPAIAITALDLLFKVGNNAWRAVSDLFMYGMIAFGIYLVFVAIRFPIERASNARKEQAAAAKAAARADEAEEDQPFGGAGDDRYGRPPVPSNPQRLRVEPRL, encoded by the coding sequence ATGGACACCATGACCGAGAACGACTATCTGATCGCTTGGGGCCTCTACGCCTTTGCCGCTTTGGGCTGCCTGTTGGTGTGGATGCGTATCACCCGCTGGATGTGGCGCTGGCTGCGTGAGCCGTTACGGCTATTGGTTGCCGTGTTGCTGTTCAGCCCGACCATCATTGATCCGGTGAAGGAAAAGGTCGCTCCGGCCATCGCCATTACTGCCCTGGATCTATTGTTCAAGGTCGGCAACAACGCCTGGCGCGCGGTGTCCGACCTGTTCATGTACGGCATGATCGCCTTCGGCATTTACCTGGTGTTCGTGGCGATCCGGTTCCCTATTGAACGGGCGTCCAACGCTCGCAAGGAACAGGCTGCCGCTGCCAAGGCTGCGGCCCGGGCCGATGAAGCAGAAGAAGATCAACCATTCGGCGGGGCGGGCGATGATCGTTACGGTCGTCCACCGGTGCCGAGCAACCCTCAGCGATTGCGGGTCGAACCGCGTCTGTAA
- a CDS encoding biotin-dependent carboxyltransferase family protein, with protein sequence MSRLSIEASTPLCLLQDAGRFGVRHLGVTQGGAADWRSMSWANWLLGNGLDAPVIEITLGGFTVVAEEDCVLALAGADLGAQVDGEALAPWRSFRLNKGQQLQFTQPLLGARAYLAAPGGFDAPKVLGSSATVVREELGGLDGMGRALTKDAQLSYSGSSLLLLRELAREQVPDFKLNAPLDLVLGAQIGEFSGQSSFDAFNSIWTLDSRADRMGIRLLGTALQYQGKPMISEGIPLGAVQVPPDGQPIVLLNDRQTIGGYPRLGALTPLALARLAQCLPGAQVRLRPVVQEVAHREQVEYLRRFFNC encoded by the coding sequence ATGAGTCGTCTATCAATAGAAGCGAGTACACCGCTGTGTTTGTTGCAGGATGCTGGCCGTTTCGGCGTGCGGCATCTGGGCGTGACCCAGGGCGGGGCGGCGGATTGGCGATCGATGTCGTGGGCTAATTGGTTGCTGGGCAACGGCCTGGATGCACCGGTGATTGAAATCACCCTCGGCGGGTTCACCGTCGTTGCCGAAGAGGATTGCGTGCTGGCGTTGGCCGGGGCGGATCTGGGGGCGCAGGTGGATGGCGAGGCGTTGGCGCCGTGGCGCAGTTTCAGGCTGAACAAAGGTCAGCAATTGCAATTCACTCAGCCGCTGCTTGGCGCTCGGGCATATTTGGCAGCCCCGGGCGGATTTGATGCGCCAAAGGTGTTGGGCAGCAGCGCAACGGTTGTCCGTGAGGAACTCGGCGGGCTGGATGGCATGGGCCGGGCGTTGACCAAAGATGCGCAGTTGAGCTACTCGGGGAGCTCACTGCTACTGTTGCGGGAATTGGCGCGCGAACAGGTACCGGATTTCAAACTCAACGCGCCGCTAGACCTGGTGCTCGGTGCCCAGATCGGCGAGTTCAGTGGGCAGAGTTCGTTTGACGCGTTCAACAGCATCTGGACCCTCGACAGCCGTGCCGACCGGATGGGCATACGCTTGCTGGGAACGGCGTTGCAGTATCAGGGTAAACCGATGATTTCCGAAGGCATCCCGCTGGGTGCGGTTCAGGTGCCGCCGGACGGGCAGCCGATTGTGTTGCTCAATGATCGGCAGACCATTGGGGGTTATCCGCGATTGGGGGCGTTGACGCCGTTGGCGCTGGCGCGACTGGCGCAGTGTTTGCCGGGGGCGCAGGTGCGGTTGCGGCCGGTGGTGCAGGAAGTCGCGCATCGGGAGCAGGTCGAGTATTTACGCCGTTTTTTTAACTGCTAA
- a CDS encoding 5-oxoprolinase subunit B family protein yields MKIRVEVVALDCLMVRLFDEIAEANMPWMLAASESLRAAFAGHLIDLVPSYTTLMVHYDLTALSPAQARELIAEALIDLSPNTGPRGKCHVLPVWYDLSVGPELSLLSQRSGLAVDEVIRRHSEREYQVFALGFAPGFAFMGLVEEALAAPRLNTPRKKVAAGSVGIAERQTAAYPVVSPGGWNLIGRTPAKLFDRERDGYSLMQPGDTVRFEAVSHAEFINLGGDDTPLEAQA; encoded by the coding sequence ATGAAAATCCGGGTCGAAGTGGTGGCGCTGGATTGCCTGATGGTGCGCCTGTTCGATGAGATAGCCGAAGCGAACATGCCGTGGATGCTCGCCGCCAGTGAAAGTCTGCGTGCTGCGTTCGCCGGGCATCTGATCGATCTGGTGCCGTCCTATACGACGTTGATGGTGCATTACGATCTGACCGCGTTGAGTCCGGCTCAGGCTCGGGAACTGATCGCTGAGGCCCTGATCGATCTGTCGCCCAACACCGGCCCCCGCGGCAAATGTCATGTGTTGCCGGTCTGGTATGACTTGAGCGTTGGCCCGGAGTTGAGCCTGTTGTCCCAGCGCAGCGGATTGGCCGTGGATGAAGTGATCCGCCGCCACAGCGAGCGCGAATATCAGGTGTTCGCCTTGGGTTTCGCGCCGGGTTTCGCCTTCATGGGGTTGGTGGAAGAAGCGCTGGCCGCGCCGCGTCTGAACACTCCGCGTAAAAAGGTGGCCGCCGGCAGTGTCGGCATCGCCGAACGGCAAACGGCCGCTTACCCGGTGGTGTCCCCCGGTGGCTGGAATCTGATCGGCCGCACCCCGGCCAAATTGTTCGACCGCGAACGCGACGGCTACAGCCTGATGCAACCGGGCGATACAGTGCGCTTCGAAGCCGTCAGTCATGCCGAATTCATCAATTTGGGCGGTGATGACACGCCGTTGGAGGCGCAGGCATGA
- a CDS encoding MFS transporter: MSAPDTLDIPKATVRPGPFDWYRNINQQERRTFWSCKIGYGLDGMDTQMLSFVVPTLIAMWGITTGEAGLIHTSTLIASAIGGWVAGILSDRIGRVRTLQLTVLWFAFFTFLCGFAQNYEQLLISRTLMGFGFGGEWTAGAVLMGEVIRAKDRGKAVGMVQSGWALGWGLTAILYALLFSVLPPEDAWRALFILGIVPAIFVIFVRRLVKDPEIYREAKAKQEPSNPAKFYEIFAPGILSTTIRASVLTTGALGGYYAITSWLPTFLKNERGLSVLGTGGYLAMVIVGSYVGYVISAYLTDILGRKKNFILFAVGSFTIVLLYTQLPVSNGVMLWLGFPLGFFASGIFSGMGAFLTELFPTRIRGSGQGFCYNIGRALAALFPLLIGLMSQKVPLSVGIGAFAAVSYGVVILAALSLPETRGKQLEAE; encoded by the coding sequence ATGAGTGCGCCCGACACGCTCGACATCCCAAAAGCCACGGTTCGCCCGGGACCTTTCGACTGGTACCGCAACATCAATCAACAGGAACGCCGCACCTTCTGGAGCTGCAAGATCGGCTATGGCCTGGACGGTATGGACACCCAGATGCTCAGCTTCGTGGTGCCAACCCTGATTGCGATGTGGGGCATCACCACCGGCGAGGCCGGGCTGATTCACACCAGCACCCTGATCGCCTCGGCCATCGGCGGTTGGGTGGCGGGGATTCTGTCCGACCGCATCGGTCGCGTACGCACCTTGCAACTGACGGTGTTGTGGTTCGCCTTCTTCACCTTCCTCTGCGGTTTCGCCCAAAACTACGAACAACTGCTGATCAGCCGCACGCTGATGGGCTTCGGTTTCGGCGGCGAATGGACCGCCGGCGCGGTGTTGATGGGTGAAGTGATTCGCGCCAAGGACCGCGGCAAGGCTGTTGGCATGGTGCAATCCGGCTGGGCATTGGGTTGGGGACTGACGGCGATCTTGTACGCGCTGCTGTTTTCGGTGCTGCCACCGGAAGACGCCTGGCGCGCACTGTTCATCCTTGGCATCGTGCCGGCGATCTTTGTGATCTTCGTCCGTCGACTGGTCAAGGACCCGGAAATCTATCGCGAAGCCAAGGCTAAGCAAGAGCCCAGTAATCCGGCAAAGTTTTACGAGATATTCGCTCCCGGCATCCTTTCCACCACGATTCGCGCGTCGGTGCTGACCACAGGTGCCCTGGGCGGTTACTACGCGATCACCTCCTGGTTGCCGACCTTTCTGAAGAACGAACGCGGTTTGAGCGTACTCGGTACGGGCGGTTATCTGGCGATGGTGATCGTCGGTTCCTACGTCGGCTATGTCATCAGCGCGTATTTGACTGACATCCTCGGGCGTAAAAAGAACTTCATTCTGTTCGCGGTCGGCTCGTTCACCATTGTTCTGCTCTACACCCAATTGCCGGTCAGCAATGGCGTGATGCTCTGGCTGGGCTTCCCGTTGGGCTTCTTCGCCTCGGGGATATTCAGCGGCATGGGCGCGTTTTTGACCGAGCTGTTTCCAACGCGGATTCGCGGTTCGGGCCAGGGCTTTTGCTACAACATTGGCCGGGCGTTGGCGGCGTTGTTCCCCCTGTTGATCGGCTTGATGAGCCAGAAGGTGCCATTGAGCGTGGGCATCGGTGCTTTTGCGGCGGTGTCCTACGGGGTGGTGATCCTTGCGGCCCTGAGCCTGCCGGAAACCCGTGGCAAGCAACTTGAAGCCGAGTAG
- a CDS encoding 5-oxoprolinase subunit PxpA produces MNRLLLNCDIGESFGNWTMGLDAEVMPFIDCANIACGFHAGDPSIMRKTVSLALSNGVQIGAHPAYQDLVGFGRRSMAYTAQELQDIVHYQIGALDGICRAQGGRVSYVKPHGAMYNDMMANPAQLRAVLQAVASYDRELPLMLMATRDNSAAQQLGDEYGVTLWFEAFADRAYDSAGMLVSRQLPGAVHHDPETIIEQALTIARGGNLTASDGSALHLQANTLCVHGDNASSVAAVRRIREALDQQSAP; encoded by the coding sequence GTGAACCGCCTGCTATTGAACTGCGACATCGGCGAGAGTTTCGGCAACTGGACCATGGGTCTGGACGCCGAGGTCATGCCCTTCATCGATTGCGCCAACATCGCCTGCGGCTTCCACGCCGGCGACCCGAGCATCATGCGCAAGACCGTCAGCCTGGCCTTGAGCAACGGCGTGCAGATCGGCGCCCATCCGGCGTATCAGGATCTGGTCGGTTTCGGCCGCCGTTCCATGGCCTACACCGCCCAGGAACTTCAGGACATTGTGCATTACCAGATCGGCGCCCTCGACGGCATTTGCCGGGCTCAGGGCGGGCGGGTGAGTTACGTCAAGCCGCACGGCGCGATGTACAACGACATGATGGCCAACCCGGCGCAATTGCGCGCGGTGCTTCAGGCTGTGGCGTCCTATGATCGTGAGTTACCGCTGATGTTGATGGCCACTCGCGACAACAGCGCAGCCCAGCAGTTGGGCGATGAATACGGCGTGACCCTGTGGTTCGAAGCCTTCGCCGATCGCGCTTACGACAGCGCGGGAATGCTGGTCTCGCGGCAACTGCCAGGCGCAGTGCATCACGATCCCGAAACAATTATTGAGCAGGCGCTGACCATTGCCCGCGGGGGCAACCTTACGGCCAGCGATGGCAGTGCCTTGCATTTGCAGGCCAATACCCTCTGCGTACACGGCGACAATGCCAGTTCGGTAGCCGCCGTGCGGCGTATTCGCGAAGCACTTGATCAGCAGAGTGCGCCATGA
- a CDS encoding LysR family transcriptional regulator: MNLKFLETFVWVARLKSFRLTADKLFTTQASISSRIAVLEGELGVKLFLRDSRGVSLTPEGLKVLEYAEQMMDTMQALKQSIETRSSKVGRVRIGVMDTVIHTWLSPLVAQMMDHYPLVEIELVADTALNLCDQLQKGFLDLILQTDLLRQESVRSLELASHPMGWIVATNSIYNREYSGIADLARERIITYSKNSHPHQEILALMQANGIMTPRLNCVNSVSAITRLLRDGFGIGALPPVLVAEELVRGELTLLAIDQRPPNLQVVVSWRVGVEWVEEIVQLCQQVLDGYAKKVGENYIVLAR; the protein is encoded by the coding sequence ATGAACCTGAAGTTTCTCGAGACCTTTGTCTGGGTCGCCCGACTCAAGAGTTTTCGCCTGACGGCAGACAAGCTCTTCACCACCCAGGCGTCGATTTCCAGCCGCATTGCCGTGCTCGAAGGCGAGCTCGGGGTGAAGCTGTTCCTGCGCGATTCACGTGGCGTGAGTCTGACGCCCGAGGGCTTGAAAGTGCTCGAGTACGCCGAGCAAATGATGGACACCATGCAAGCCCTCAAACAGTCGATCGAAACCCGCTCGAGCAAGGTCGGACGGGTTCGTATCGGCGTGATGGACACGGTCATCCATACCTGGCTGAGCCCGTTGGTGGCGCAAATGATGGATCACTATCCGCTGGTGGAAATCGAGTTGGTAGCCGATACCGCACTCAACCTCTGCGATCAGCTGCAAAAAGGCTTTCTCGATCTGATCCTGCAAACTGACCTGTTGCGTCAGGAAAGCGTGCGCAGCCTTGAGCTGGCCAGTCATCCGATGGGCTGGATTGTGGCGACTAACTCGATCTACAACCGCGAGTATTCAGGCATTGCCGACCTGGCGCGGGAACGGATCATTACCTATTCGAAAAACTCCCATCCGCATCAGGAGATTCTCGCCCTGATGCAGGCGAACGGCATCATGACGCCACGCCTGAACTGCGTGAACTCGGTATCGGCGATCACCCGGTTGCTGCGGGACGGTTTCGGTATTGGCGCGCTGCCGCCGGTACTGGTAGCCGAGGAACTGGTGCGGGGGGAATTGACCTTGCTGGCCATCGATCAACGGCCACCGAATTTGCAGGTGGTGGTGTCGTGGCGGGTTGGCGTGGAGTGGGTCGAGGAGATTGTTCAGTTGTGTCAGCAGGTGCTGGATGGGTATGCGAAGAAGGTGGGTGAGAACTACATCGTCCTCGCGCGCTAA
- a CDS encoding DUF2937 family protein: MLLSYLRLVLFAAGLLIGVQVPGFISDYAKRVEAHLIEAQTGLSGFQGTANQFFKGDMQALVAHYRASEDPIFRSDADSLSTLLTRQLALDKQFQAMQGPWYIRFLQVALAADPDIRKETWNGYSYQILLTPEAMIWGMSGALLLSFGIECLFRLIDWVVLGGKRLRQSRPIEDRDVRGL; this comes from the coding sequence ATGTTGCTCAGTTATCTACGGCTGGTGTTGTTCGCGGCGGGCCTGTTGATCGGTGTCCAGGTGCCGGGGTTCATCAGCGATTATGCCAAGCGGGTCGAAGCGCATCTGATTGAGGCACAGACCGGTTTGAGCGGTTTTCAGGGCACTGCCAATCAGTTCTTCAAGGGTGACATGCAGGCGCTGGTGGCCCATTACCGCGCCAGCGAAGACCCGATTTTTCGCAGCGATGCCGACAGCCTGAGCACCTTGCTGACCCGTCAACTGGCCCTCGATAAACAGTTCCAGGCCATGCAAGGCCCGTGGTACATCCGCTTCCTGCAGGTTGCACTGGCGGCTGATCCGGATATTCGCAAGGAAACCTGGAATGGCTACAGCTACCAGATCCTGCTGACGCCGGAAGCGATGATCTGGGGCATGAGCGGGGCGTTGCTGTTGTCGTTCGGCATTGAATGCCTGTTCCGTCTGATCGACTGGGTGGTGCTGGGTGGCAAACGCCTGCGCCAGAGCCGGCCGATCGAAGATCGGGATGTGCGCGGGCTGTAA